A stretch of DNA from Paenibacillus albus:
GATGGTTTGTGGTTGTTCTATGGAGCTGAAAGGCTCTTTTTTTATTTTAGGTATAATAGCCTAGGTCGTTAGACTCAAGATTAGGCGCTTCTGCAGGTTCAATTGATGTAACCGTAACTTCGACCCGGAAAATAAAATCTACTAAAACATCAAAAAGCTATAATGCTGCACAAGCGCGTTCGACTGCTTTGCTGGCGGAAAATGTAACAGTCATCAAGCATTCTAGCGGCAATGATGAGATTTTGATTAGCGACGGCCTAACCTCGGGCGATCTCGTAAAGATCTATTTCCTCGATAATGGGTTCACCACATCGAGAACCGCGGGCAGCTCCTCGCTGAATATAAATACAATACTACTTGGCAACACGAAGCAAATTGCCCTAACTGTCACTTCAGCAGGAAAATTGGAGTCAGAACAGCTTATTTTGGATGTTCCAGATCCTATTTAGGGATGGGTGTATTGCAAAGAGAGACCTCCGGTTTATAAATCGGCGGTCTTTCTTTGTTGTTCTGTGCTGTTATTGCCGTAGGTTGAGTGCTCTCTGGGCCCGACCACACTTGGCTGAGAGTCCCGGAAACTAACTAGCCTTCTGTAGCTGAGAGAACACATACGTGCCCTCATTACCCAAAACTCGCTAATAGCTGGCTGAGAGAACGTATATGGGCTCTCAGAATGAGTTCGTCTGAAGAAGGCTCCTCACTTTGCTAAGAGAGCAAATACGCTCTCTCAGCATGCGAAAGAGGCAGTATGGTAAGTTGAGAGAGGGAATACACTCTTTCAAGAGTGAGAATTGGCGGAAAAGCAGCTTTTAAGCTGCTGAGAGAGGCAATATGCTCTCTCAGCATGAATAGTGGGCGGTACGACGAGTTGAAAGAGGAAAAACACTCTCTCGCGAGCTTAGCGCCTCAAATAGTGTCCCTCACTTTGCTGAGTGTGCAACTCAGCTCAATATCAATTAAAAGCCCGCCGGCCATATAACTCGGCGGCGGACTTTCTCTGCCCCTCCCCCAGTGGAGGAACAGGAGGAGAGCGCCCGGAGGGCGGTACGGAGGCGGAGCAGCGATAGCGATCGCCTAGACTAAATGATCGGCATGGTCTGAACCACACCAATCAATTAGTCTAAGTAGTCGGATACCAACATCTAAATGTTTTATATAATCAGAGGAATCCGACTACAACAGCGAGCGTAGACCCGACCGCGTGGAGGGCGCGGTTTTCCTCCTGCCCCTCCACGCCCCCTTTTTTTCCAATGGTTTACTTTCAATCCCCCTCTTGCTTATACTGTACATATCACGTTTGTGAGGGGAGTTTTGCAGGGAATGAATGCATTATCGCTCGAACAAGTTTTCAAGCAGTATGGTGAGAAGACGGCAGTGAACGGTATCAGCTTCGATGTGGAGCAGGGGGAGATTTACGGGCTGCTAGGCGCGAACGGAGCCGGCAAGACGACGACGATGCGAATGGTGCTCGGACTCATATATCCCGATTCTGGCAAGATTCGTTATAACGGCAAGGCCTACAGCAAAGAACAGCTTCGCGGGCTCGGTTATTTGCCGGAGGAGCGGGGCTTGTACCCGAAAGTGATTGTAAGCGAACAAATTATATATCTGGCGCAGCTGCGCGGCATGTCCAAGCGAGATGCGGACCAGAACTTGAAGCGGTGGCTCGACCGGTTCGGGGTGCCGGAGTATTACGGCAAGAAGGTTGAAGAGCTGTCCAAGGGCAATCAGCAGAAAATCCAATTCATCGCATCGGTCATCCACAAGCCGGGCATCGTCATTATGGACGAAGCGTTCAGCGGACTTGATCCGGTTAACGTGGAGCTGCTCAAGTCAACGGTGAAGGAGCTTCGCGACAGCGGCACGAGCATTCTGTTCTCGACGCACCGGATGGAGCATGTAGAGGAGCTGTGCCGCAATATTACGATTTTACATAGGTCCAATCCTGTTCTGCAGGGCAATCTTAAAGCAATCAAGAAGCAGTTTCCGCGGGAGCGCATCATTCTTGCTACAGATGGCGATGTGTCCGGGCTGGCCGACATTCGAGGAGTTATGAACGTCAAGCGCCACGAGTATGGCTATGAGCTGCTAATTAGCAACGAAGATGCAGGACGGCCGGTGCTGGAACAAGCACTCGCTCAGACGAACGTAAGCCGGTTCGAAATTATGGAGCCGACGCTCAACGAAATCTTCATAAAGACGGTAGGTGAGAAGCATGAATAGCAGCTTCTGGACGGTCGTTGGCTTTACGGCGCGCACCAAGCTGAGAACGAAAGCTTTTATCATCACGACGCTTATTATTGCAGTCATTATGAGTATTGGCATTAACTTGCCGTATATCATTTCGCAGTTTAGCGGCGAGAGCAAGCCGACTCCGGTGGGCTACCTCGAAACGAAGGAAGATCAGCTGGGATCGCAGCTGTTCACATCCAGCCACATCGGCTCTCTGCTCACTGATTATTACAAGAGTCAGCAGCCGAAGCCGGATCTTGAGATCGTCTCGATTAAGCCTGCAGATGGCAGCGATCAGAACAACGAAGAGGCGCTCAAGCAAGCGGTGGCGGACGGCAAGATTGATGGCTATATCACATTCACGCCGAACAAAGACGGATTCCCGACTGTGATTTACAAGTCAGAAAGCCTTATGGAAGGCAAAGTATCGCAGTCGCTGAAGACCGCGCTTCAAGTGGTGAAGCAGCAGGCGATTCTTAGCGGCGGTGGCATTAGCGATGAGCTGATGGCGCTCCTACAGTCGCAAATTAAGATCGACACGGTGCAGATTTCAACAAACGGAGGAGCGGGCTCGATCGGTCAAGGCAAGACGGAAGAGGAGCAAGGCATGGATATGGTGACGGTGTACGTCATTATCATCCTGCTCTTCATGGCCATCATGATCAGCGGTCAAATGATTGCAAGCGAGATTACAGCGGAGAAAAGCTCCCGCGTCATGGAGATTCTCATTACGAGCGTGGCGCCGCTGAAGGCGATGTTTGGCAAAATATTCGGCATGTTCCTCGTCGTCCTGCTGCAATTGGCGATCTATATTCTCGTGATCATCGGTAACATGTCGATGTCACAAAACAAAGAAAAGCTGAGCAGCCTCGGCATTTCGCTCAGCGACATTGATCCCGTTCTCGTCATCTACGCGCTCCTGTTCTTCTTAACGGGCTACTACTTGTTCGCGACGCTGTTCGCTGCAGTCGGATCAATCGTCAGCCGTACGGAGGACCTCGGTCAAGCGGTGCTTCCGATTACAATGATATCGCTCGCAGGCTTCTACATCTGCATACTAGGCGGCATTAACAACCCAGGCTCCACGCTTGTGAAGGTGTCGTCGTTCATTCCATTCTTCTCGCCATACGCGATGGTTGTTCGACTCGGATTGAGCGACCCGCCTTGGTGGCAGGTATGGGTGTCGATCGGTATTTTGCTAGCGACGATTCTGGTGGCCGGCTGGCTGTCCGCGAAGATTTACCGCGCTGGCGTGCTTATGTACGGCAAGAAGCCGACGCTGCGCGAGATTGGCAAAGCGATGCGCTCGTATAAATAGTGAATAGAAAAAAGTGCAATGATGTGTGAGTAGTAGTTACAAATGAGATACCAAATAATGAGCCGGATAGATCAATTCCTTGATCTGTCTGGCTTTTTTATTTATCAAACTACAAAATCAGGAGAAGGGATTCTCAAGAAAAGTTGAGGCAGATTATCGTAATTTTCGAATCGCACTAAACTTTTTGCTTGCCATGGTGATGATAAACATAAGCGGAATGTAGGCGTAGACAAAATAAAACCCAACATTCACATGTAGTTTTTTCACTGCTAGTAACTGTTCCGGGTCTTTAATAAACAACTGCAAGATAACGAAAAGGAATAGGATAACTATCAAATTGTGACTTGGTTTGGTCCGCCAGAGCTTCTTCCAGCTATGACAAGCAATCCATAATCCGACAGAGACGCTGGCAACCGTTTTAACCAGCCAGATCGAAAGTATAAGGTATTCCAATCTTTGAAGCAGCGGTAATTGAAGTATTCCGATCGCTTTCAGCACTGCCCATACTAAATGCTGGATTTGATATTGGTTGAAATACATCAGGCCAACGACCAATGTCACCAAAAAAACAAAGCCTGCGTATCCTACTGCAAGATGAGCCCATTTTTGCGACTTCGCTTGCGTCCGTATATAAGGATATATCCCTAGCAAAACCTCGGCTCCATAAAAGCTAAATGTAATCTGATGAGATGACTTCAGAATCTGCACTGGAGAATGATTCAAGAATGGCATTAAGTTTTGAGGATGCAAAAAAGGTATCAACAAGAGAAATAACGGCGGGAATACAATGATTAAAATTAGGAAGGCCCAGAAACATATCCCTGCAACGGTTTGGAAGCCGCCTGACACCGCGTAGTAAATAAGCAGAAGAAAGACTATACTAATTGGCCATAAACTCATTGTGGGAAATATAATAACCAGAACCGCTTCCAGGTAACTTCGATACACAACGAGAGCGCCTAGAACGAAATACAGAATAATCGCCTGATTGATGCAAGCGCCAAGGAATTTACCGAAATAGGCATGATTAATGGAAACGAAATCGGAGTTGACCGGATTTTGATTGGATAGGATTTTATACATCATCCACACTATAATATGAGAACTTATCCAGACGAGAAGCATAGAGACCCATGCATCATGACCTGCATCC
This window harbors:
- a CDS encoding ABC transporter ATP-binding protein, yielding MNALSLEQVFKQYGEKTAVNGISFDVEQGEIYGLLGANGAGKTTTMRMVLGLIYPDSGKIRYNGKAYSKEQLRGLGYLPEERGLYPKVIVSEQIIYLAQLRGMSKRDADQNLKRWLDRFGVPEYYGKKVEELSKGNQQKIQFIASVIHKPGIVIMDEAFSGLDPVNVELLKSTVKELRDSGTSILFSTHRMEHVEELCRNITILHRSNPVLQGNLKAIKKQFPRERIILATDGDVSGLADIRGVMNVKRHEYGYELLISNEDAGRPVLEQALAQTNVSRFEIMEPTLNEIFIKTVGEKHE
- a CDS encoding ABC transporter permease, producing MNSSFWTVVGFTARTKLRTKAFIITTLIIAVIMSIGINLPYIISQFSGESKPTPVGYLETKEDQLGSQLFTSSHIGSLLTDYYKSQQPKPDLEIVSIKPADGSDQNNEEALKQAVADGKIDGYITFTPNKDGFPTVIYKSESLMEGKVSQSLKTALQVVKQQAILSGGGISDELMALLQSQIKIDTVQISTNGGAGSIGQGKTEEEQGMDMVTVYVIIILLFMAIMISGQMIASEITAEKSSRVMEILITSVAPLKAMFGKIFGMFLVVLLQLAIYILVIIGNMSMSQNKEKLSSLGISLSDIDPVLVIYALLFFLTGYYLFATLFAAVGSIVSRTEDLGQAVLPITMISLAGFYICILGGINNPGSTLVKVSSFIPFFSPYAMVVRLGLSDPPWWQVWVSIGILLATILVAGWLSAKIYRAGVLMYGKKPTLREIGKAMRSYK
- a CDS encoding GerAB/ArcD/ProY family transporter, whose translation is MSVISEKFTVSPIHLFFIMYVSIVDVSILSFQREAVMDAGHDAWVSMLLVWISSHIIVWMMYKILSNQNPVNSDFVSINHAYFGKFLGACINQAIILYFVLGALVVYRSYLEAVLVIIFPTMSLWPISIVFLLLIYYAVSGGFQTVAGICFWAFLILIIVFPPLFLLLIPFLHPQNLMPFLNHSPVQILKSSHQITFSFYGAEVLLGIYPYIRTQAKSQKWAHLAVGYAGFVFLVTLVVGLMYFNQYQIQHLVWAVLKAIGILQLPLLQRLEYLILSIWLVKTVASVSVGLWIACHSWKKLWRTKPSHNLIVILFLFVILQLFIKDPEQLLAVKKLHVNVGFYFVYAYIPLMFIITMASKKFSAIRKLR